tcgtcgcaccgtcctccGGAGAGTCGGCTGTCAGGTTCCGGCTCCCCTTGGATGTTTCTGGTGACGATCatatctcgccgccctcctcgcggcgccgctcttcgcatAGCGGACACCACGtgtgccggaggaacggcacgccaaacggttcaacccggtgaacctccagcgaccctgtcgcgtccaccccgaagtgtcgcgagtaggcgtccgccggattccgcgcaccctcgacgTAGAAAAAGACTACGTCGATCCCTCTGTTGTACCAGAGGTCTTAGGTGTACTCGAAAAGTTTGTTCAAGGCAtagcctctgccaatgccgccgaaaccgttcaggtgtttctgcgcaatgacaatcgcacggtggtccgtggcaagcgcgattcgcgctccgttgggcaccctgtggtgctccaccaggtgtcgcagcattagttgtgccgcgcgtggttccgcgtgtgccgagtaccgcgcctggaagcggtcCGCCTGCAGGTCGGGGTCCTCGAACCGGCCTCCCGAccggacgcggcgacgcagctggtactggcgcagtttttcgaggacgcgttccgcctcgccgtcgtcgccgccgagttgccgttccaggtcctcggtccagcgctgccgataggtccacatttctgtggcgcccgcgtcgcggaggtgaagtacagcaccccagccctccagcgacgcgtcggtgaaggccaccgcgtcataggtcgcctcgtccgtcgttgggtgtctctcgtccgagattttccaccacggattctgcaccagtgcgccgccgatctcctgcagcgaccgcgccacggaggagtcgaTGTAAGGAACCGCGTCGTCCCAGTCGTACCCGCGGAACGTCAGCCGGTATATGCCTCGgtaggctctcagcagcttgaatgcccgtgcggggttcatttgcgtggtgtggagcgcgaagaagatcagcgagatgagcgaggccaggctgcgtatggtgtggctggtcttttggagcgcaagcttcaacttcgccaccgtcttcaccgagttgcggatcagccgctctcggccattccatgtgtattcttcaccgagaaaaacggtgttggcactcgccagctgcaggatttcctcgtccgacatcgcctccagctcgtcccggtttggtgacgtcatcaggttcgccgccttgatgcgtgcgacgaccgtgcgcaccgcgagcacaaactcacgctcctgaccttcgcgtgcggccacgagaatgttgtcgatgagcgtggtgatggtgacgggcgtgtcgatgtcgacaatcgtccacgtcaccgcctggccgacggcaacgctccaccgcgcgccggtcgggagagtacgaaggcggtagtatcgcccgtcatgcctggctcgaaaaacgaacttgttacggagtgtcgccgcgatcgggatagcgtcgtaataagcttcgaagtcgatctgtagcatgtaacgggcgtatcgcagccgctgtcgtcttccgaggcgcgtgtcgtagtggacgcgcgggacgtgatgtttgggaatcacgcggttcagcaggggctccgtgatgaggcgtcgtcgtcccttcagctccggcaccgtgaagacgttcacgccgtgcatgccctctggcaattgcacctgggcgccgatgtcgctgatcgGGCATGGTTCgaacttgcccatctcgaccgCCTGTCGTATTTCCGCCGCTGTGAGCGCACACTTTTTGATGgtcctcgacgtccgcaacccatcgtagaaggagggatccagaaagcactggattCGCTGAAGAAAAcgcttcgttgaggcgcgttttgtcggcatcgcgagcacggtatccatgtccagtggtgtgttccgtttcaggtgcaacggccactgcttcacgagtgccggtcgctccgtcagcacttggatgaaactggacatctggtccaccatggccgccacctcctgtggtgcgattccgagattcgcgcacgatgactcttgcgatcggaaacggaacacgcaagccgcagcctctagagggtctggaatagcgctcttccggcgttgtcccttgcggtctcggcctccaccgtaggctgctggccatacccaagatagcgcagcagcgtggcctgcttcgcgtgcccggAAATCATCATCAGGTCCTTCAACgggacacccgcttccgccatacAACGGAGCGCGCCTTTTCggatcgagggcagctgtgcacctcgcatctctgttcgcacctcctgggcgatcagcgcccgcagctccCCCACGTGTGGTGAAAAAAGCTCCTCGGATGGTTTTTTCCcgaccagcatctcctgcagcgtcgctgcaagGTCCCTCGTCAGCACCGACGGGACCGGGTACGGGCCACGTGTtttggcaccctttcccttgcggatcgtcagcgtgaccttCACGTATGTATCCGTCGATGCTCCCGGGAAAAGCGTCACGTCCTTCGCTCGCAGCGTGGAAATGTCGCACGCTCGTGCTGCGAATCCCCACATcatggcgaggaacagcgcggcgcgtggaTGGCCTAACCGGAGCCGTTTGGAGATCCTCTCGACCTGTTGACGCGAAACgaagggaggcgcatccggcaccgactccttcatgtaacgctgcaccgtgccaaaagcgcttcgccactcgggATCGTCCTGGAGGCGAATACCCCGCGCCTGCGtcgagtagagcggcaggtcgcgcagcgcacccgccaccgcggcaaaggccttcgCGGTTGTTGCCCACTTCCATTTCCGGGCCCTTGCGGTCGACAGGatcaagtcgatgcatgccgccggaaagcgcatgagcatctgttccgagttcatcgacttgattcgcgtcaaccatcgcaagtggtgtgcgcgagtgtcggGCCGCACAAGACTCCATGCCAGCTGTGAGATGTGTGGCGgtttcgcggcgaagaggaaccagtttctcgggcagacctccgcctcttcttcttgcgaaagaggcctgccctgcatgtttaaaggattggagcggaggctttcgagagcgcgcattgcctctgtcgagatgttcgcgtcgacgtccgcatATCCATCACCCTTCTGGTTTCCTGGCGTCCTGTACGTcacgccgtcctcctcgtcctcttggaGTGGGTCCcttccggcgccgtcgcctggccatctttttctcttcaccagGCGCGGCCGCGGTCCGTTTGTATGGtcctggtgtgcctctgatgccgcacttcgcGGGAGAGGTACATATCGCGACGCGTGGCGTGGTGCGCGCTCTTCTCGACGATTAGTAGtgcgtccacgtcgctggAACGTAGACACCCACAGTTGCCTCCGAGGCGTCCTTTGTGAGAGCGTAATAACTCGGATATCGCGCGCCATTCATATCTGCCGGCGCCTCACGGAGACATGCTCCCAGCATAAAATTGTACCCGTTCACTTCCTCCAAAAGTGTCGGTAATGAAGATCCACGGACAAGGTACAATTCGTCGATCGAGGGGTCCAAGGTCACCTCCTCGAGTTGGTGTTCGTCACGAAAAATCACCTCCCCCGGATCGCTCAGTGAGGCATCGACGATGTGGATATTCTTTCGGagaagcttcagcatctcctggACACTGTATGGCCGCAATGGTGGCATCTTGTGCCTcacgcgctgctgtccgACGGCTGTGTCACTCAAGCCGTgcgccacaccatcgccCACTCGCGCCAGAGCAGTCGCAGCCCACATGTGACCCAGGACTGCTTCGTGCACCTTTTTAGCGTATTTATTTGCTTCAGAAAAGGTGAGCACTGTCCACTTGGAAATGCATTTTCCTTGAGGAACGTGTGGTGACGCGTTTGTCGTACTCTTTTCCTCCACGTTCGCTGTGGCGTCGTTTGGTTCACTCTCAGTTGGAGGCGCGTGGGTGACAGacacgtttttttttttgtgagATCTCAGCTCTCGGTGATGGAAACCCGCTCGATCGTATAGAGCGTGTGTTGCTTCCGTTCCTGCGTGAGGTTCTCGGTGGTGTTTTTCTGACACTTTTCCTCGCGGCCTGTGGCCTTGGGAGTGGAGCATCCATTGCGGATCTGTCCGGACGTTTCAGAGAGGGTGTTTTTTTGACGCTGCTACACGCGTCGGCGGTGCGCTTTTCTTGCGCTCAACTCAGTCCATATTTTTTCGTACCGtcacctcctttttcttttgtctAGGAGATGGGTTTGGGGCACATGTTGGTGTTTTGTTTGCATGTTTCGAATCACGTTTCGGGTTTGTGGATTTCGtcgtgcgcctctcgcctccacctAAATGAAAATTGTCTCGTTGTCGATTTGCCTTCGATTTTTTTCATCCACGGGGTGTGCTCGATTTCGTCGTAAAAGCAATCCTTTCTTGACACCGGGTGGTTCATCAGaattttcctcattttctcGAGGAAATATTCGCGTGGCGGATGATGTTTCGACGCCGCGTAAAGCAGGCGACGCATACACTTTGCCATGTCGTGGAGATGGTCAATTTGTATATCCAAATAATCGCCGAAAAGTACAGCAGACATGTACAGACCGCAGTCGACGCTATAGCATTCCTGACGTGGTGAAAATCTCTTCACCAAATGCAAAGCTGGCCAAACTGTATTAAAATGTTTGCGCAGTTCTTCTTCTACTATCGGAGAAGGCGCCGAGTCGTAAATACTCAACTGTATTTCTGTTGAGTCCCCTGTTCTTCgctccaaaaaaaaaaaaacctgCGATCCAGTGTTTCATAATAAACATTGGGAAATAAATCACACCATGATGATTTACCTTTTCCGCGAGTTTCTGCGGGCGTTTCCAGTCAAGGTGCACCATCGTGTCCGACGGGACGATCCGTTTCTTTGGAAGGTATGCGTTGTAAATTGCATCGAGTTCAATATTTGATATTTTACCCACGCGCATGTCACCACCCCACACTTATTGTGCAAATGATTTTGCACCACTGAATATATTTGTTCGGTGGTGTGTGGATTCCTTCCTCGAAACGTCGGCGGTAGTCCCGTCGCGCTTTAGTTTTTTGATTCGGACGAAAAGAACTcctgcgcttcgcctccgcgaTAGCTATCACGCCGATTACCTCCGCCATTTCCTCGGTAGTTGCCTCGGTATCCTGCACCTCTTCCGCTGTATCTTGTTGAGTTGGTTGTTTGGTGGTTTGTATTTTGATAATTGCGGGGTCCCTGGGTATGATTTGAAATTCGTGGTGCCGTTTTTTTGTTCCCTCAAAAGTTGCGTTAGCGTGTCTTTCATTTTTGACTGGGATTCTTCCGTGAGGGCACCGAAGCTGCTCATATCCAAAACGGCGGCTTGCGAGCCATCTGCTCCGATAATTGGTGCAtacggcgcgccgccttccaGGGGATTGCTGCCGTCTCTTGGCGGTGTCCGAAATATATCACGTGGTcgtgttgtgtgcgtgcctcctccttcaatAATTTGTGTGATACTATGCTTCTCGTTCTGTGCCGCCTCAAGTGTGATACGGTTAAGGTGTGCAAGTCGTTCCGTTTCCGGAACGAGAGGTGCGTCCAGCCGTGTCAACACTTTACGCCATTGTCGCATTCCTCCTGCGATGGATCCGGCGACCTGCACGTTGTACGCAAGCAATCGCGACGAGCACGTCTCATCGACAAAAATGGAAAGCCATTCGGCAATTCTCTCATCGCCGTTCGTTTCTTGTGCCTCTGGTCCGGATAAACCGAGTAGAAttgtcgccgttgccgcgacTATTGGGGACATCTGGTGCGCCAGGATCGCCGATTCAATCCTTGGTTTTTGTATCCCTCCAACGGGTCCTTTGCCGCTTTAATATTTACCCGGGCTTACTTCCACTTATCTTCCTTGTCCATCACCTCTTGGATTTCCTTGTCTGCGAAGATATTGTGGGCCTCCATCATTTCCTTCTTGATGTCTGTCGGTTGGGTTCGATTGGTCGTGGCTATTTCCATAGCTGTTGTCGCCATTGCGATGCATGCCTCGGCGAGATCGTTTCTGTCTATTTTTCCCGCCAGGTAATTTCTCCTTGTGCATTCTGCTGTGTGATGAGTTGCTTTGTTCTCCAGAAACATCTCCAGTTTTTTGTCCAGCTGTTCCTCTGTGAGGCGTTCCTGTTTGTCGGACATTTCTGGTGAGGATGCGTTGGATGAGTCGgtggaaagggaaagcgTGCGCTTTTGCCGCAGGGATTCGAGTATGTGTCGGGAGGATCGTTTAAGTGTGTGTAGtcgttttttcgtcgcgggccgcatcaactccacttagtgtcATTACTTCATTGAGAACGCatacatttggagaagagataaagGGACAACAGTAAAGTAAGAATCCATAAGAAATACGGATGAATAACAGGAGTACATATTTTCCGACCTGGGACCATAATCTCCAcatcgggaaacattatggcacACAGCCGGTCACACGTcacaagtggaagtgaggagtggGTTTCCTAGgaacacacactcactcaggattccttttccaaGGATAGAAGAGcaccgattcagctatcggtcaaatttcccagatccaacaccacatcccaccagccacccccacccccctccagTTCTTTTGCCCAGACAAAATTAACCCCGCCcactataaggtcaagtgccattcgattgcctttgtgttTTTACAAGCCGCCAATtgaaccctaacccgtggaccctaaaGCGCGTACTCGTAAACGTTCCATGACTTCCCTTGTTCTCTGGAGGAGGGTGTCGCGGAGGTAGGAGCCAATGGATTGGAAGCTCCGAAACCGTACCAGGCCAGCCGCTACGAGCACTGGCTTTCCTCGAAGGCAGGGCATTGCCCTGTGTGAAGACGGTGGTCCCACAGGAGCGCACAGCAGGAAAAggccgccagcagcagtgagtgGTAGTTCGGCGAGCGTTTCACTCCAACGCGCTCTCTGCCGCAGAGCCCGCCAGAGAGGAGGACTGCGACGAAGAGAAGGCCTTCCAAAGTCTCTTTCTCGCACGTAAAAGCCCTTCGGACCCTCTGGCCCCAACAAAAGTGTACGTGTCACCGCGTGTGTTGTAAGAGCAGAGGGCAGGCAAGGCGGTAGCAAGAGGATTGTCAAGGAACGGGGGCGGCTCCGCCTCCTGGAAGGCTATAGAGGTGCGGTGAAGAGCACCAAAGAGCAGGATCCTAGTAATATTCTAGGACCTCGCACAAGTCTCTGCGGGGCGTAGTGCTGCGCATGGCAATGCTGTAAAGCACGCCTGCAGCCATCCAAACATCAGAGCGACGGCAGTCTCACGCCGCGCGGTGCATCTTTGccccagcagctgcgacacacacgcaacaccCTCGCCTTTCACCGTTGCCTGGGGTCAGTGCCTTGCCACAAAAACGCTGTGGTGTGCAAGGCAGTGGTGGACGTGTGTGCTTGAGCGGGCGGCCTGAGCGACTCATCGTCGTCTGGagtgcgcagcagccctcGCTCCGGAGGGCGCACGGCAGTGCGAAGTGGCGCCCGTGATCACAgtgaggaaagagaggtgcAGTGCGCGCTCCACAGCCCCCGTGCACGCCAAGACGCACGCAGGTCCTTGCTGGCGTCCGCCGACTCCCTCCAACGATGCAGGCTAGATCACCGCAGCTGGGCTTGGGCGATCGGCccggcgagcagcacaggcgcacactcgcaaccggcgctgcgggacgCGTGAGAAAGCGCCGGCCGAGCCAGGGGCCgccagagagaaagcaaaagcGGCAGGTGACGTGCAGCGCGGGCGTCCACccgtgccgccgcggtgccCAGGCTCGGCTTCTTTTGCATCTGAAATGCGGGCGTTTTCCACGGCGGTCCCACTCCCCCCGCACACATCATAAggcctgcagtggcggcttGGCAGGTCCATGCCTGCATGGAAGCACTCCGTGCACGGCTGCCACACTCTTGCGTTGCAGCAGTTGCTGCTGGTACGTAAATGCACGCCGCCTCCCTGACGTGCCACCCACCAAAGAGGAACAAAAAAGCGCAGTGCGAGGGAGCAAAGGGAAAGCAGCCAagggcgaagaaggcggaggggaaggggtACGACTCCGAAGCGCGTTCAAGAGCGGCGGCCAGGCAACACATGAGACCCcaacacccctccccctctgtcgTAGCCCAGTGCGTGCCTGCAAGCAAGACGCAAGGAATACGCACGCGTGCACTGCCCCCTGCGCTCGCGGAAGGCCATGCACCCGCCACGGCGGGAAACGCCGCGCGAAACACAGACATGCagaagcaagagagggaagggggaagggcgaggaaagaaaaaaggaggatACACACCGGCGTccgagagggggaagaggaggcagtgcgtgtgcgcagatGGCTGCGCGGGCTATCAAAAGGGGCTCCGCCCCACACAAGCCAAAGCGAGACAAGTCGGGCAACGAATCGAAGGCAAACAGCGAAGACAACACTTGCAAAcaagagaacgagagggCTGGGGTGGCGGCGCGTCTCCGCGGCCCGTTCGCCAGACCCCAAACGAGCCGCCCAGCCCGTCTGGGTGACACGCTTACCTGAAGCAAGCCACCTCCAAGAGATGGAAGCGTGGGAGACAGACCTTGTGAAAGGCCGATGATGTGCGAGAAGAACGCCGTCAAGCCTCTGAAGCATGAAGAGTGGTGCGACAAACGCACAGCTCTGCCTTTCTTTGCGAGAAATGACTCTCATCAGTCGTACTTGCTACGGAAAGCGTGCGCAAGTGGCGAATCACATAAGCAGGTGAAACAGACTTGCCAGATGAAGTGGCCACGTGAGTGGAGGAGCGAGGGAGTGGGGTGAAGGGTTCCCTTGAGTGGTGCATAGGATTGGTCCTCTCTTCTGATGCTCACCTGCACTACTCATCTACAAACGTAACGTTCTTCGGGAGAGAGCCCAAGGGAAGAGGGTAATCGATATAGTGCAAATCGCTTGAAGTGTTGGCGCGGCCACATGTGGTGCAAGGCTCTCCAGACGCCTCCACTTACTGAAATCAAGGGACCCCAGTGCACAGCACCTGTTGAAGCTGTCGATGTTGCGCGCATGGAGCCTTGGTGCAAGGGTTTGTCGCAATTTAGGGGCTCCTGCATGTGGGGGGCAGACCCCACCGCCTCAAGCATGCGTACAACATTGGGTGCGTGAGTCCCTCAAAAAAACTGTATCTGAGGAGTGCCTCGGTTTCACATTTGTCAACAGAGAGCCCCCTACCGAGTGAAAGGCACTCGCGGCTGCTCCGCGCTGAGGGACGCACGTTGCAGGTATGCTATTAGCAGCTTGTTCGATCGTGGAAGTTGGCCTATCGGCTGAAGAGTGGCCTTGCTGAAGCTATCGATGCCAAGGGTACGCGGCTTCGACATCAGAGATGGTGCCacgcagcggaggaggccGCATTTTTGATGAGTTACATTCTAATCCAGCGAAGAGAAGACGCATCATCATTCACCTGCACCGGCGtcaccttctccagcgcaTGAGGCGGAACCGCTAAGAAAGCGCACGCTGCGGGAACGCTACTTGCTTGCAGCGGAAGTATGCGACTTCGCAGCCACCAGCTTGTTAGCTCAACTATTGTGCCCATCCGATACAATATCGATTTAGAGCTCAGCATGGGTGTCGGACGCTGCCTACCGACAAATCCATCACTGGGTGCACCCTGCTGTACTTATCGCCTCCGCAGGAACGGGGACTCGGGCCAACGGCGCTGTGGGTGTGAAGTGGTCCTACTGAATGTTGAAACAAAGCCTCGGCGACGACACCTCATCGAGCAGCGAGGCGAGAATCAGCGGCGTACGTGCGTAATGCACTTTGTACCCACCGACATGGCCAAAGGGGGTTTGCAAGCGTGCCAAGCAAGGACCTATGGAGAGTCCATCGTGATCGCCTTAACTCGCTACGTGGGCGCCGCTTGGGCGGGCAGATACGAAAAGAACAGAAAAAGGTGACGCAATAAAGTACAGAAAATGACACTTATATTTATATTCCCATACAGCACAGAAGCAATGTTCAGACACTTGTACTTGTATAATGTACAGTAACTGATACTTATATATCCTGATAGGAAAAAGGTACTAAAGAACAAGGGGGGGATGCTGGGTGGGGCGGGTGCCGTTATTCGGCATCGTCGTCCTGGCGGGCGAGGCCAAGCGGCGTCCCACAATAATAGTTCCGGGGGTTCTGAGGGGGTCAGGCCCAGTCGCTATCGGATGCTCCTGGGGCGGGGGTCAGGTTCCAATTCACGTTCCTTTTAGTCCGTCAGCAGTCCCCGCGCCCAGTTGgcccgcaccgcctcgaAGACGTACGCGTTGCCTTCGTGAAGCGCCCGGGAAATGCAGGACAGCAGTTCCTCGAAGGCGGTTCGCGTGGAGAACGGGAAGTTGGCGGAGCCCGCGACGGCAAGCAGCCAGTGGAAGCTCTCCTTGTGGAGGCCCCCGGTCGACTCGAGCGACACCGGTGCAAACGTGGTGCcggtcgctgccgcccagTCGCCCCACTTCCGCTTCTTCGCGGCGTGCGCCTGTTGAAGGGGGTTCTGATAGGCGCTGCGGGCCCGGCCGGGGAACGTGATCACCACGTCCGTGGCGAAGGTCCCgcccgccgcggcgatgcTCAGGTCGAGCCGTTcgccgctcgtgctgctcaccCGGGGCTCCGCGACCACCGCGAACCCGAGCCGTTTAGCCCACGCTTCGATGGCCGAGAGGACGTGGTTGTGACGCT
The Leishmania braziliensis MHOM/BR/75/M2904 WGS CADA00000000 data, contig 42, whole genome shotgun sequence genome window above contains:
- a CDS encoding TATE DNA Transposon, whose protein sequence is MRALESLRSNPLNMQGRPLSQEEEAEVCPRNWFLFAAKPPHISQLAWSLVRPDTRAHHLRWLTRIKSMNSEQMLMRFPAACIDLILSTARARKWKWATTAKAFAAVAGALRDLPLYSTQARGIRLQDDPEWRSAFGTVQRYMKESVPDAPPFVSRQQVERISKRLRLGHPRAALFLAMMWGFAARACDISTLRAKDVTLFPGASTDTYVKVTLTIRKGKGAKTRGPYPVPSVLTRDLAATLQEMLVGKKPSEELFSPHVGELRALIAQEVRTEMRGAQLPSIRKGALRCMAEAGVPLKDLMMISGHAKQATLLRYLGYGQQYGGGRDRKGQRRKSAIPDPLEAAACVFRFRSQESSCANLGIAPQEVAAMVDQMSSFIQVLTERPALVKQWPLHLKRNTPLDMDTVLAMPTKRASTKRFLQRIQCFLDPSFYDGLRTSRTIKKCALTAAEIRQAVEMGKFEPCPISDIGAQVQLPEGMHGVNVFTVPELKGRRRLITEPLLNRVIPKHHVPRVHYDTRLGRRQRLRYARYMLQIDFEAYYDAIPIAATLRNKFVFRARHDGRYYRLRTLPTGARWSVAVGQAVTWTIVDIDTPVTITTLIDNILVAAREGQEREFVLAVRTVVARIKAANLMTSPNRDELEAMSDEEILQLASANTVFLGEEYTWNGRERLIRNSVKTVAKLKLALQKTSHTIRSLASLISLIFFALHTTQMNPARAFKLLRAYRGIYRLTFRGYDWDDAVPYIDSSVARSLQEIGGALVQNPWWKISDERHPTTDEATYDAVAFTDASLEGWGAVLHLRDAGATEMWTYRQRWTEDLERQLGGDDGEAERVLEKLRQYQLRRRVRSGGRFEDPDLQADRFQARYSAHAEPRAAQLMLRHLVEHHRVPNGARIALATDHRAIVIAQKHLNGFGGIGRGYALNKLFEYT